One window of the Trifolium pratense cultivar HEN17-A07 linkage group LG2, ARS_RC_1.1, whole genome shotgun sequence genome contains the following:
- the LOC123908094 gene encoding TSET complex member tstD-like: protein MILAVLFANAEGNILIERFHGVPAEERLHWRSFLVKLGADNLKGVKNEELLVACHKSVYIVYTILGDVSIYVVGKDAYDELALSEVIFTITSAVKDVCGKPPTERRFLDKYGRICLCLDEIVWKGYLENTEKDRIKRLIRLKPPTEF from the exons ATGATACTTGCGGTGCTGTTTGCGAACGCTGAGGGCAACATCCTCATCGAAcg TTTTCATGGAGTTCCTGCGGAGGAACGCCTACACTGGCGTTCTTTCTTGGTCAAACTAGGAGCTGATAATCTTAAGGGTGTAAAAAATGAAGAACTTCTAGTTGCTTGCCACAA atcagtttatattgtatatacaATACTTGGAGATGTCAGTATATACGTTGTGGGGAAGGACGCGTATGATGAACTTGCTT TGTCGGAGGTGATCTTTACAATAACCTCAGCTGTAAAGGATGTATGTGGGAAGCCCCCAACTGAGCGGCGTTTCCTTGATAAGTATGGAAGAATTTGCTTGTGTTTGGATGAAATTGTGTGGAAG GGATATTTGGAAAATACGGAAAAAGATAGAATCAAGAGATTGATAAGGTTGAAGCCTCCTACCGAGTTCTGA
- the LOC123908093 gene encoding TSET complex member tstD-like, whose amino-acid sequence MILAVLFANAEGNILIERFHGVPAEERLHWRSFLVKLGADNLKGVKNEELLVACHKSVYIVYTILGDVSIYVVGKDAYDELALSEVIFTITSAVKDVCGKPPTERRFLDKYGRICLCLDEIVWKGYLENTEKDRIKRLIRLKPPTEF is encoded by the exons ATGATACTCGCGGTGCTGTTTGCGAACGCTGAGGGCAACATCCTCATCGAAcg TTTTCATGGAGTTCCTGCGGAGGAACGCCTACACTGGCGTTCTTTCTTGGTCAAACTAGGAGCTGATAATCTTAAGGGTGTAAAAAATGAAGAACTTCTAGTTGCTTGCCACAA atcagtttatattgtatatacaATACTTGGAGATGTCAGTATATACGTTGTGGGGAAGGACGCGTATGATGAACTTGCTT TGTCGGAGGTGATCTTTACAATAACCTCAGCTGTAAAGGATGTATGTGGGAAGCCCCCAACTGAGCGGCGTTTCCTTGATAAGTATGGAAGAATTTGCTTGTGTTTGGATGAAATTGTGTGGAAG GGATATTTGGAAAATACGGAAAAAGATAGAATCAAGAGATTGATAAGGTTGAAGCCTCCTACCGAGTTCTGA
- the LOC123908327 gene encoding 65-kDa microtubule-associated protein 8: protein MGSFQTPIGMRSSTLLESSCGFLLQELQIIWDEIGEDKFEREKVLLDMEQECLEVYRKKVDKANTSRASLHQELAEAEAEFTHLLLSLGERSLPERPDKKAGTLKEQLDSITPALREMRLRKEERLKQFRAVQGQIQRISAEIAGNSDDAPSTIAVNENDLSIKRLEDYQNELQRLYNEKNERLQKVEKYIDKIHSLSTILGKDSSAIILQVHPSLNDLCGITNNISDVILHKLNITVESLYEEKQNRLDKLHHLGKALSNLWNLMDTPYRDRLSFSHVMNLLSVSSAEVSDPGSLTLEIVQQTEAEVKRLDQQKASKMKELFQKKQEELELICKKSHVEIPSRTEMNNIISLINSGEIDHSDLLMSMDEQISIAKEEASSRKAIMEKVEKWMLARDEERWLEEYSMDEKRYSVSRGAHKNLRRAERARTMVSRMPALVDLLIKMTRSWEAERNKVFLYDQVPLMEILEEYDILWQEKEEDKKRQQSWEKKKVQSQIVFERDNIYSSRPATSNRRVPNRSLNGSQDCSAPLNKRISIGIPQMGSNSIYSGNQGIPFFKDGRKTQRKNIFGEPAFTSHIRDEASSTMSIHSGPFSP from the exons ATGGGTTCATTTCAGACACCAATTGGAATGAGAAGCTCTACATTGCTAGAAAGCTCGTGCGGTTTCTTGTTACAGGAGCTGCAG ATAATTTGGGACGAAATTGGAGAAGACAAGTTCGAGAGGGAAAAGGTTCTGTTAGATATGGAGCAAGAGTGTCTCGAGGTTTACAGGAAAAAAGTTGACAAAGCAAATACATCTAGAGCTAGTCTGCATCAGGAGTTGGCTGAAGCTGAGGCAGAGTTTACCCACCTTCTTTTGTCCCTTGGCGAACGATCTCTTCCTGAACGG CCAGATAAAAAGGCGGGTACGCTAAAAGAGCAGCTAGATTCAATCACTCCAGCACTTCGGGAGATGCGCTTGAGGAAAGAAGAGAGATTAAAGCAATTCCGAGCTGTGCAAGGGCAAATTCAAAGAATTTCTGCAGAAATTGCAGGTAACTCGGACGATGCACCCTCAACAATTGCAGTAAATGAGAATGATCTGTCAATAAAAAGACTCGAGGATTATCAGAATGAGCTGCAAAGGCTTTACAACGAGAAg AATGAAAGACTACAGAAAGTGGAGAAATACATAGACAAAATACACAGCTTGTCCACAATCTTGGGAAAGGATTCCTCTGCAATCATCTTGCAAGTTCACCCCAGCTTGAATGATTTGTGTGGAATAACAAACAATATAAGTGACGTTATCCTACATAAACTCAATATCACGGTGGAGTCCCTTTATGAAGAAAAGCAAAATCGGCTAGACAAG CTTCACCATTTAGGCAAAGCACTATCAAATCTTTGGAATCTTATGGATACACCATACCGTGATAGACTATCTTTTTCCCATGTTATGAATTTGTTGTCAGTCTCATCAGCAGAAGTATCGGATCCAGGAAGTCTTACACTAGAGATAGTCCAGCAG ACTGAAGCTGAAGTCAAAAGACTAGATCAACAAAAGGCAAGCAAGATGAAGGAGCTATTCCAGAAGAAGCAGGAGGAACTGGAGTTGATATGCAAAAAATCACACGTTGAGATTCCTTCACGGACagaaatgaacaatataattaGCCTCATAAACTCAG GGGAGATTGACCATTCCGATCTCCTCATGAGCATGGATGAACAGATATCAATAGCAAAAGAAGAGGCTTCCAGCAGGAAGGCTATAATGGAAAAGGTTGAGAAGTGGATGTTAGCACGTGATGAGGAGCGTTGGCTAGAAGAATACAGCATG GATGAGAAACGATACTCAGTCAGTAGAGGAGCTCATAAAAACTTGAGACGAGCTGAACGTGCCCGTACAATGGTCAGCAGAATGCCAG CTCTGGTAGATTTGCTTATAAAGATGACTAGGAGTTGGGAAGCAGAAAGAAATAAAGTTTTCTTGTATGATCAG GTTCCTCTAATGGAAATATTGGAAGAATATGACATACTATGGCAAGAAAAGGAGGAGGATAAGAAAAGACAGCAG TCATGGGAAAAGAAGAAGGTCCAGAGCCAGATAGTTTTTGAGCGAGATAATATATATTCGTCAAGACCAGCCACCAGCAATAGACGTGTTCCAAATAGAAGCTTGAACGGAAGTCAAGACTGTTCTGCGCCACTAAACAAAAGGATCTCAATAGGTATCCCACAAATGGGATCAAACAGCATATATTCAGGCAATCAAGGTATACCCTTCTTTAAGGATGGAAGGAAGACAcaaaggaaaaatatttttggtgaaCCTGCCTTTACTTCTCATATACGAGACGAGGCTTCTTCTACAATGTCCATACATTCTGGACCATTTTCTCCATAA
- the LOC123908326 gene encoding DNA polymerase epsilon subunit C, which produces MVMVMAEEEENALSIEPEFPKSRVKKIMTLDEDVKRVSSEALFLVSKSTELFLQLLAEKSAEVAIEKKRKTVKLEHIRIAVKRNRPICDFLLDSLPMPTETVKSDKPVVVADRPKSVPVGTRRIDQIFRKSEAQAQVEAEVEAQVEAEVEAQIEAQVEAQLEDEIEVQVAAQASEPVPEPMEES; this is translated from the coding sequence ATGGTTATGGTAATGGCGGAGGAAGAAGAGAACGCGTTATCGATCGAACCAGAATTTCCGAAGAGTAGAGTGAAGAAGATAATGACTCTAGATGAAGACGTGAAGAGAGTGAGTTCAGAAGCGTTGTTCTTGGTGTCGAAATCTACGGAGCTTTTTTTACAGTTACTTGCTGAAAAGTCTGCGGAAGTTGCAATTGAGAAGAAACGCAAGACGGTGAAGCTTGAACATATAAGAATCGCGGTGAAGAGAAACCGGCCGATATGTGATTTTCTCCTTGATTCACTTCCGATGCCTACTGAAACCGTCAAATCTGATAAACCGGTGGTGGTTGCTGATCGGCCTAAATCTGTTCCGGTTGGTACTCGCCGTATCGATCAAATTTTCCGAAAGTCAGAAGCCCAAGCCCAAGTAGAAGCTGAAGTTGAAGCCCAAGTAGAAGCTGAAGTGGAAGCTCAAATTGAAGCCCAAGTTGAAGCCCAACTAGAAGATGAAATTGAAGTTCAAGTTGCAGCTCAAGCGTCCGAACCGGTGCCGGAACCCATGGAGGAGTCATAG
- the LOC123908325 gene encoding mitochondrial import receptor subunit TOM20-like codes for MEFTQDDFDRLVLAEHSRKICEQNYAKDPLDANNLTKWGEALIELSAFQIPAESKAMIEDALSKLEEALVIDPTKHYTLWCLGNANTSCAFLVSDINDAKPYFDKAVLYFQKALELDPENGLYLQSLKVALKGPGLHTEIRKQGFGQSQGGSSASSKEQVSKKKRSNGFKYYDLLGWCILAAGIVTWVAIAKSHVPPSLPS; via the exons ATGGAGTTTACTCAAGATGATTTTGATCGGTTAGTGTTAGCCGAGCACAGTCGAAAAATCTGTGAACAAAACTACGCTAAAGATCCTTTGGATGCTAAT AATCTGACTAAGTGGGGAGAAGCTTTGATAGAGTTGTCCGCATTCCAAATTCCGGCGGAATCCAAGGCAATGATTGAAG ATGCACTTTCTAAGTTGGAGGAGGCTTTAGTAATTGATCCGACAAAGCATTACACTCTTTGGTGCTTGGGGAACGCCAACACGTCTTGTGCATTTCTAGTTTCCGATATCAATGATGCAAAGCCTTATTTTGATAAGGCGGTATTGTATTTTCAGAAAGCTCTGGAACTG GATCCTGAAAATGGTCTCTATCTACAGTCCTTGAAAGTTGCTCTTAAG GGCCCGGGACTACACACGGAGATCCGAAAACAGGGGTTTGGTCAAAGTCAAGGGGGGTCCTCTGCTTCTTCAAAAGAACAG GTATCTAAAAAGAAGAGGAGCAATGGCTTTAAATATTATGACCTGTTGGGATGGTGTATTCTTGCAGCAGGTATAGTAACATGGGTGGCAATCGCCAAATCTCACGTTCCACCATCACTCCCAAGTTAA